One window of the Pedobacter ginsengisoli genome contains the following:
- a CDS encoding DUF3137 domain-containing protein has product MAEEIAVEASMQSALNELEIQRKKISELKTKAYLFLAAGAIIIAIGVFMSSLLIAAAIIGGASIITSVVFFSNAGQKFTEYRHEFKQRVVAIALKSVDPSLEIEYKYGLPEDDFINSQLFTQQPDRYSSQDQIYGNAGKTCFSFSEVHAEYKTETQTKNGRQEHWHTILKGIVFCADFNKHFNGITVVKPKDMGSTLGAWISDKMPIFSSSSKELVKLENPEFNKAFITHSTDQVEARYILTPTMMERLCELNNQSNATISVSFIGTYVYIAFPLEKDYFEPPVFKSLLTTESLNEDLNVIRFMYGIINELDLNTRIWGKE; this is encoded by the coding sequence ATGGCAGAAGAAATTGCGGTGGAAGCCTCTATGCAAAGTGCACTTAATGAGCTTGAAATACAGAGAAAAAAGATTTCAGAATTAAAAACAAAAGCCTATCTGTTCCTTGCTGCGGGAGCAATAATAATAGCTATTGGCGTTTTTATGAGCAGTCTGTTAATTGCGGCAGCCATAATTGGCGGGGCTTCAATAATTACCTCCGTTGTTTTTTTTAGTAACGCGGGGCAAAAATTCACCGAGTACAGACATGAATTTAAGCAAAGGGTAGTTGCCATAGCCTTAAAATCTGTAGACCCAAGTTTAGAGATTGAATATAAATATGGTTTGCCCGAGGATGACTTTATTAATTCCCAATTATTTACTCAGCAGCCTGACAGGTATAGCAGCCAGGATCAAATTTATGGTAATGCAGGAAAAACATGTTTTTCTTTCTCTGAAGTTCATGCTGAATACAAAACTGAAACACAAACAAAAAATGGCAGACAAGAGCATTGGCATACCATTTTAAAAGGAATTGTATTTTGTGCCGACTTTAACAAGCATTTTAATGGAATAACAGTAGTAAAACCAAAGGATATGGGAAGTACTTTGGGTGCATGGATATCCGATAAAATGCCCATCTTTTCTTCATCTAGTAAAGAGCTGGTAAAACTAGAGAATCCTGAATTTAATAAAGCCTTTATTACCCACTCAACCGATCAGGTCGAAGCCCGGTACATCCTTACTCCTACAATGATGGAAAGGCTATGCGAATTAAACAACCAAAGTAACGCCACTATTTCTGTATCTTTTATTGGCACGTATGTTTACATCGCCTTTCCTTTAGAAAAAGACTATTTTGAACCTCCTGTATTTAAAAGCCTGCTTACAACCGAATCATTAAACGAAGACCTTAATGTAATCCGTTTTATGTATGGAATTATCAATGAATTAGACCTGAACACAAGAATCTGGGGAAAAGAATAA